In one window of Nocardia brasiliensis DNA:
- a CDS encoding tat pathway signal sequence, whose translation MTSGVLIVASVFAAALLYDPPQPERPAPPSPPDIGAPLGFDPAFTARIAQAEAYVAQRPGFTAIVVRDRRTGAVWRNADAATPISACSTPKLAMVVDLLLRADAGTVTLSADDRELMHRMLHSSDNDAATTLWERYGGERVFAPRFRSFGMTEFSFSPGHPDSWGWMMVTANDLERLMNYALENLPARDRAYLVREMRSVDGSDSEDTNQQWGVWGAGADALPGNKNGWADDNDDGSWLMNSVGFVGPREQFTVAIMNNTRVIENGYQVGRKTVTKVGEILFKDYFPPPPAAAGPADAYGR comes from the coding sequence GTGACGTCCGGCGTGCTGATCGTCGCGTCGGTGTTCGCCGCGGCCCTGCTCTACGATCCGCCGCAACCCGAGCGGCCTGCCCCGCCGTCGCCGCCGGACATCGGCGCCCCGCTCGGCTTCGATCCGGCCTTCACCGCGCGGATCGCGCAGGCCGAGGCCTACGTCGCGCAGCGGCCCGGCTTCACCGCGATCGTCGTCCGGGATCGGCGCACCGGCGCGGTGTGGCGCAATGCCGATGCGGCGACGCCGATTTCGGCGTGTTCGACGCCGAAGCTGGCGATGGTGGTCGATCTGCTGCTGCGCGCCGACGCGGGCACCGTGACGCTGAGTGCCGACGATCGCGAGCTGATGCACCGCATGCTGCACAGCAGCGACAACGACGCCGCCACCACGCTGTGGGAGCGATACGGCGGTGAGCGGGTGTTCGCGCCACGGTTCCGTTCCTTCGGCATGACGGAGTTCAGCTTCTCCCCGGGCCACCCCGACTCGTGGGGATGGATGATGGTCACCGCGAACGACCTCGAACGCCTGATGAATTACGCGCTGGAGAATCTGCCCGCCCGCGATCGGGCCTACCTCGTGCGCGAGATGCGCTCGGTCGACGGCAGCGATTCCGAGGACACCAACCAGCAGTGGGGCGTGTGGGGTGCGGGTGCGGACGCGTTGCCCGGCAACAAGAACGGCTGGGCCGACGACAACGACGACGGCTCCTGGCTGATGAACTCGGTGGGCTTCGTCGGTCCCCGGGAGCAGTTCACCGTCGCGATCATGAACAACACCCGGGTGATCGAGAACGGCTACCAGGTCGGCCGCAAGACCGTGACCAAGGTGGGCGAGATCCTGTTCAAGGACTACTTCCCGCCGCCACCCGCGGCGGCGGGACCGGCCGATGCCTACGGGCGATAG
- a CDS encoding group II truncated hemoglobin, producing the protein MTEATGAAEQTADAVPTLYEWAGGTAAFESLTEVFYRQVLQDDLIGPLFRGMDPGHPKYVAMWLAEVFGGPETYSTERGGYAHMVRQHLGRAITEPQRRRWVNLLMDAADEVGLPDDPEFRAAFASYIEWGTRLAHANSQPDATPPLEAPMPHWGWGVAPPYRP; encoded by the coding sequence ATGACGGAGGCAACTGGGGCGGCGGAGCAGACCGCCGATGCGGTGCCCACCCTGTACGAATGGGCCGGGGGCACTGCGGCTTTCGAGTCGCTGACCGAGGTCTTCTATCGACAGGTGCTGCAGGACGACCTGATCGGGCCGCTGTTTCGCGGCATGGATCCAGGGCATCCGAAGTACGTCGCGATGTGGCTCGCCGAGGTATTCGGCGGCCCGGAAACCTACAGCACCGAGCGCGGCGGCTACGCGCACATGGTCCGCCAGCATCTGGGCAGGGCGATCACCGAACCGCAGCGGCGGCGCTGGGTGAATCTGCTGATGGACGCCGCCGACGAGGTCGGGCTGCCCGACGACCCGGAGTTCCGCGCCGCCTTCGCCTCCTACATCGAATGGGGCACCCGGCTGGCCCACGCCAACTCGCAGCCGGACGCCACCCCGCCGCTGGAAGCGCCTATGCCGCACTGGGGTTGGGGCGTCGCGCCGCCCTATCGCCCGTAG
- a CDS encoding LppP/LprE family lipoprotein, which translates to MNVKSWGFAALAASVVLGATGCTDSSPAPQATRTPIPSQAPSAPGGTTQASADHKPPAEPAAPQPSPPPAPAPAPAPNDAPPAADPPASDQGPNGSGNGLCFDSGSDLARSAVAGLAPNKEGYPWVIREASSDPIAAGCAGVLSWMLVDWNGSHPGYHVLFFTNGAYLGTATSKYYGYTTVLGKTRNTVSVQYRWVKPQDALCCPSGGPNVVTYTLTDNTVRAKGEFPPDPDK; encoded by the coding sequence ATGAACGTCAAATCGTGGGGTTTCGCCGCACTGGCCGCGAGCGTGGTGCTCGGCGCGACCGGCTGTACCGACTCGAGCCCGGCGCCCCAGGCCACCAGAACGCCGATCCCGTCGCAAGCACCGTCGGCACCGGGCGGGACCACGCAGGCCTCCGCCGACCACAAGCCGCCCGCCGAACCGGCCGCGCCACAGCCGAGTCCGCCGCCTGCACCGGCACCGGCGCCGGCGCCGAACGATGCACCGCCCGCGGCCGATCCGCCCGCCTCGGATCAGGGGCCCAACGGCAGCGGGAACGGCCTGTGCTTCGACTCCGGTTCCGATCTCGCCCGCTCCGCGGTCGCCGGGCTGGCGCCCAACAAAGAGGGCTACCCGTGGGTGATCCGGGAGGCGAGCAGCGATCCGATCGCCGCGGGCTGCGCCGGCGTGCTGTCCTGGATGCTGGTGGACTGGAACGGCAGCCACCCCGGCTACCACGTCCTGTTCTTCACCAACGGCGCCTACCTCGGCACCGCGACCTCGAAGTACTACGGCTACACCACGGTGCTCGGCAAGACCAGGAACACGGTGTCGGTGCAGTACCGCTGGGTGAAACCACAGGACGCGCTGTGCTGCCCCTCCGGCGGCCCGAACGTGGTGACCTACACGCTGACCGACAACACGGTCCGGGCCAAGGGCGAATTCCCGCCGGATCCGGACAAATAG
- a CDS encoding F0F1 ATP synthase subunit C — protein MADPTTASIVQGALIGGGIIMAGGAIGAGIGDGLAGAALINGVTRQPEAEGRLRGIFFLTVGLVEAAYFINLAFMALFVFATPGK, from the coding sequence ATGGCAGACCCAACCACCGCGTCCATCGTCCAGGGCGCGCTCATCGGCGGCGGCATCATCATGGCGGGCGGCGCCATCGGTGCGGGTATCGGTGACGGCCTCGCCGGTGCCGCGCTGATCAATGGCGTCACGCGTCAGCCCGAGGCCGAAGGCCGGTTGCGCGGTATCTTCTTCCTGACCGTCGGTCTGGTCGAGGCGGCGTACTTCATCAATCTAGCCTTCATGGCTCTCTTCGTATTCGCGACTCCCGGCAAGTAA
- a CDS encoding ArsR/SmtB family transcription factor: protein MKRIIFTPEDLIRIRIGAPLGALGETMLATRALQRSNVAVYAGWRQQVSAAIPADFGRIAEIFPADENFLDLITPTRGARTMSGGVEALHLASRVELRNEVETVVRRRAIGGESPLPAWTAELFERDSGTRQSVASAVEAFHSVAFAGRWTHIQTYLEVAAERMARTMAAEGVERLLSGLMPHARWRAPVLEVLRAKHCHDEHLGGRGLLIVPSLFAWPEPITLHSTVDEAAPMMLVVPVLRNIGDFAAAWGPRGTNEALTALLGRTRAAALQVIAEGCSTTELARSLGVSPATASEHASILREAGLIESWRHRNAMRHELTTLGVALLEGDLGSNARIA, encoded by the coding sequence ATGAAGCGGATCATCTTCACGCCCGAGGATCTCATCCGGATCAGGATCGGGGCCCCGCTCGGCGCCCTCGGCGAGACGATGCTTGCCACTCGGGCCTTGCAACGCTCGAACGTCGCCGTCTACGCCGGCTGGCGGCAGCAGGTCAGCGCCGCGATCCCGGCCGATTTCGGCAGGATCGCCGAGATCTTCCCCGCCGACGAGAACTTCCTCGATCTGATCACGCCGACCCGCGGCGCGCGCACGATGTCCGGCGGCGTCGAGGCGCTGCATCTGGCCTCCCGCGTGGAGTTGCGCAACGAGGTGGAGACCGTGGTGCGTCGCCGTGCGATCGGCGGCGAGTCCCCGCTGCCCGCCTGGACCGCCGAACTCTTCGAACGCGACAGCGGCACCAGGCAGAGCGTCGCGAGCGCCGTCGAGGCGTTCCACTCGGTGGCCTTCGCCGGTCGCTGGACGCACATCCAGACCTACCTGGAGGTCGCCGCCGAGCGGATGGCCCGCACGATGGCGGCCGAGGGCGTGGAACGACTGCTGTCCGGGCTCATGCCGCACGCGCGCTGGCGTGCGCCGGTGCTCGAGGTGCTGCGCGCGAAGCATTGCCACGACGAGCATCTCGGCGGACGCGGGCTGCTCATCGTGCCGTCGCTGTTCGCCTGGCCCGAGCCGATCACCCTGCACTCCACTGTCGACGAGGCGGCGCCGATGATGCTGGTCGTTCCGGTATTGCGGAATATCGGCGACTTCGCCGCCGCATGGGGACCGCGCGGCACTAACGAAGCGCTCACCGCGTTGCTCGGCCGCACCAGGGCGGCCGCGCTGCAGGTCATCGCCGAAGGGTGCAGTACCACCGAACTCGCACGCAGCCTGGGGGTTTCGCCCGCCACGGCGAGCGAGCACGCGTCGATCCTGCGCGAGGCCGGGCTGATCGAGAGCTGGCGGCACCGCAATGCCATGCGCCACGAACTCACCACCCTCGGCGTTGCCCTGCTCGAGGGCGATCTGGGCAGCAACGCGCGGATCGCCTAG
- a CDS encoding SanA/YdcF family protein: MPGDAKRAVGVQSWRASGLLAATATGLMVVVAGANLRLWRLSAGHRFDAATAPGAPVVIVPGAKVAPDGTPMPYLRGRLDVAIELLRAGTVREILVSGDASGTSGDEIASMTRYLVDHGVDPAVVRTDGAGLSTRATGERARRLFGIDRALVVTQYRHVPRAVALCRAAGIDADGVTAGCVCRRRTKVRNNLREWLAAPKAVAALAR; this comes from the coding sequence GTGCCGGGTGATGCGAAGCGGGCGGTCGGCGTGCAGTCATGGCGGGCATCCGGTCTGCTGGCCGCGACCGCGACGGGTCTGATGGTCGTGGTGGCCGGTGCGAACCTCCGGCTGTGGCGGCTCTCGGCCGGGCATCGGTTCGACGCGGCGACGGCACCCGGCGCGCCCGTGGTGATCGTGCCGGGCGCGAAGGTCGCCCCGGACGGCACGCCCATGCCGTATCTACGCGGGCGGCTGGACGTCGCGATCGAACTGCTGCGCGCGGGCACGGTGCGCGAGATCCTGGTCTCCGGCGACGCGTCGGGCACGTCTGGTGACGAAATCGCCTCGATGACAAGGTATCTAGTGGACCACGGGGTCGATCCCGCGGTCGTGCGCACCGACGGCGCCGGGTTGTCGACCAGGGCGACGGGGGAGCGGGCCAGGCGGTTGTTCGGCATAGACCGGGCGCTCGTGGTCACCCAGTACCGGCACGTGCCGCGGGCCGTCGCCCTGTGCCGCGCGGCGGGGATCGATGCCGACGGCGTCACCGCGGGCTGCGTCTGCCGCCGCCGCACGAAGGTGCGCAACAACCTTCGCGAATGGCTGGCAGCGCCGAAAGCGGTTGCGGCCCTGGCCCGCTGA
- a CDS encoding ABC transporter permease, whose translation MVTTASETTATALESPEKRNRRLRLGILLLVLALTAVALALYTRSGIVDFRLAAPEAAGPSDIEVPAKPTALVLSVLALAIAVAQLWRGLSGRWAALAFTVFGFAFVVTFVCWAASGKIFPLTNQIQGTLALSTPLILGALAGVLCERAGVINIAIEGQLLAGAFAAATIATVSGSFVVGAVAAVLAGVFVAWLLAVFSIRYLVNQIVLGVVLVVFATGITGFLFDQLGDLSNGPARFNNPGTLQPIAIPVLSAIPIIGPTVFDQTALVYAMVVAVVLIGYVLYRTRWGLRVRAVGEHPRAAATVGIKVLRVRYQAVLLAGAVAGLGGAYFTIGSTGGFTKEMTAGNGFIALAAVIMGRWHPIGATCAALFFGFTKALQGQLQVLATPIPTEVLQMTPYLLTVIAVAGAVGQVRPPKADGEPYIPG comes from the coding sequence ATGGTGACAACCGCGTCCGAGACCACCGCGACCGCGCTGGAATCACCGGAGAAACGCAATCGCCGACTGCGCCTCGGCATACTGCTGCTGGTGCTCGCGCTCACCGCGGTGGCACTGGCGCTGTACACGCGCTCGGGCATCGTCGACTTTCGTTTGGCCGCACCGGAGGCCGCGGGGCCTTCGGATATCGAGGTGCCCGCCAAACCGACGGCCCTGGTGCTGTCGGTGCTCGCGCTCGCCATCGCGGTCGCGCAGCTGTGGCGCGGTTTGTCCGGGCGCTGGGCGGCCCTGGCGTTCACCGTGTTCGGCTTCGCGTTCGTGGTGACGTTCGTCTGCTGGGCGGCCTCGGGCAAGATCTTTCCGCTCACCAATCAGATCCAGGGCACGCTGGCGCTGTCCACCCCGCTGATCCTCGGCGCGCTGGCCGGCGTGCTGTGTGAGCGCGCGGGCGTCATCAATATCGCCATCGAGGGTCAGCTGCTTGCGGGCGCGTTCGCCGCCGCGACCATCGCCACGGTCAGCGGCAGCTTCGTCGTCGGCGCGGTGGCCGCCGTGCTGGCCGGGGTGTTCGTCGCCTGGCTGCTCGCGGTGTTCTCGATCCGCTACCTGGTCAATCAGATCGTGCTCGGCGTGGTGCTGGTGGTGTTCGCCACTGGCATCACCGGCTTCCTGTTCGATCAGCTCGGCGATCTGTCGAACGGACCGGCGCGGTTCAACAACCCGGGTACCTTGCAGCCCATCGCGATTCCGGTGCTGTCCGCCATTCCGATCATCGGTCCGACCGTGTTCGACCAGACCGCGCTGGTGTACGCGATGGTCGTCGCGGTCGTGCTGATCGGCTACGTGCTGTACCGGACGCGCTGGGGGCTGCGGGTCCGGGCGGTCGGCGAGCACCCGCGCGCCGCCGCCACCGTGGGGATCAAGGTGCTGCGCGTCCGGTATCAGGCCGTGCTGCTCGCGGGCGCGGTGGCCGGCCTCGGCGGCGCCTACTTCACCATCGGCTCGACCGGCGGTTTCACCAAAGAGATGACCGCGGGCAACGGCTTCATCGCGCTCGCCGCGGTGATCATGGGCCGCTGGCATCCGATCGGCGCGACCTGCGCCGCACTGTTTTTCGGCTTCACCAAGGCGTTGCAGGGACAGCTGCAGGTGCTCGCGACGCCCATCCCGACCGAGGTGCTGCAGATGACGCCGTATCTGCTCACGGTGATCGCCGTGGCGGGTGCGGTCGGGCAGGTGCGGCCGCCGAAGGCCGACGGCGAGCCCTACATTCCGGGCTGA
- the atpB gene encoding F0F1 ATP synthase subunit A — MASSVTLLAEEAPAGEEPKIKVGHHAVAHVFGMDFNVDTIVSTSVAAIIVLVLAFLLRLKLTSGVPNGVQLFFEAVTIQMRGQVESAIGMKVAPFALPLAVTLFVFILLSNWLSVLPVQVGDGELIAPPASDVNFVYALALFVFVAYQSAGIARRGPFGHAKQLLKGHTGWGPMVFINIIEEVAKPLSLSLRLFGNMFAGGVMLSVITLFPFWISWGPNAVWKLFDLFVGAIQAFIFSLLTVLYFSQSMSLEHENH; from the coding sequence ATGGCCTCGAGCGTCACCTTGCTCGCCGAAGAGGCTCCCGCCGGTGAAGAACCGAAGATCAAGGTCGGCCACCACGCCGTGGCCCATGTCTTCGGCATGGACTTCAACGTCGACACCATCGTGTCCACGTCGGTCGCGGCGATCATCGTGCTCGTGCTCGCGTTCCTCCTGCGCCTGAAGCTGACCTCCGGCGTGCCGAACGGCGTGCAACTGTTCTTCGAGGCCGTCACGATCCAGATGCGCGGCCAGGTGGAAAGCGCCATCGGCATGAAGGTGGCGCCGTTCGCGCTGCCGCTGGCCGTGACCCTGTTCGTCTTCATCTTGTTGTCGAACTGGTTGTCCGTACTGCCGGTCCAGGTCGGCGACGGCGAATTGATCGCGCCACCCGCCTCCGACGTCAACTTCGTCTACGCGCTCGCGCTGTTCGTCTTCGTCGCCTATCAGTCGGCGGGTATCGCGCGCCGCGGTCCGTTCGGTCACGCCAAGCAGTTGTTGAAGGGCCATACCGGCTGGGGACCGATGGTGTTCATCAACATCATCGAGGAAGTGGCCAAGCCGCTCTCGCTCTCGTTGCGACTGTTCGGAAACATGTTCGCCGGCGGCGTCATGCTCTCGGTGATCACGCTGTTCCCCTTCTGGATCAGCTGGGGCCCCAACGCCGTCTGGAAGCTGTTCGATTTGTTCGTCGGCGCCATTCAAGCGTTTATCTTCTCGCTGCTGACCGTGCTGTATTTCAGTCAGTCGATGTCCCTCGAGCACGAAAATCACTGA
- a CDS encoding F0F1 ATP synthase subunit B, with protein MSPRTDVVAEGNFLIPNGTFFVELLIFLIVLGVIWFFVVPPIRKVLAEREERVAETLTRTKEARQLFAEAEAKHQAALEKARTEAAAIRNQARAEGRAILEQMRGEAQQEANAIVAEAEAQLRAQADQVAADLREAVEPLAQSLATRMVGVNDRRAGTGHGHQTGRASS; from the coding sequence ATGTCTCCGAGAACAGATGTGGTGGCCGAGGGGAACTTCCTCATCCCCAATGGCACCTTCTTCGTCGAGCTGCTGATCTTTCTGATCGTGCTCGGAGTCATCTGGTTCTTCGTCGTTCCGCCGATCCGCAAGGTATTGGCGGAACGCGAAGAGCGCGTTGCCGAGACCTTGACGAGGACCAAGGAGGCTCGGCAGCTGTTCGCCGAGGCCGAGGCCAAACATCAGGCGGCGCTGGAAAAGGCGCGGACCGAGGCGGCCGCGATCCGGAATCAGGCGCGCGCCGAGGGCCGCGCCATTCTCGAACAGATGCGCGGCGAGGCGCAGCAGGAGGCCAACGCGATCGTCGCGGAGGCCGAGGCGCAACTGCGGGCACAGGCCGATCAGGTCGCCGCGGACTTGCGTGAGGCTGTCGAGCCGCTGGCCCAATCACTGGCCACCCGCATGGTCGGCGTCAACGATCGGCGCGCCGGCACCGGCCACGGCCATCAGACAGGACGGGCGTCGTCATGA
- a CDS encoding ABC transporter permease: protein MKAAPTGRTASRAWVREVIVSALALVLALAVGAVLIIVSDPNVTAALGYFFARPMDTVSASGTAVGEAYRALFLGAFGGTHQIAETLVAATPLICTGLAVTLAFRTGLFNIGAQGQLIAGALFAGWVGFALHLPPVLHVVVALLAGVAGGALWGGLAGLLKARTGAHEVITTIMGNYVALYALTWLLTTSTLQRPGRNEPISPVVDETAQLPRFGDTRLHLGLLVALGAAALVWWLLSRSTLGFRLRAVGANHDAARTAGMSVGKAYTLAMLIAGGLAGLAGAQQVLGTALPLTNGIAGSFGFDGITVALLGRGSPIGTVYAALLFGALNAGGNEMQAATGTPLTLVTVLQAVIVVLVAAPAVVRSVFRIKAERADAVLAKGWN from the coding sequence ATGAAGGCGGCGCCCACCGGCCGGACGGCGAGCCGCGCCTGGGTCCGCGAGGTGATCGTCAGCGCGCTGGCGCTGGTGCTCGCGCTGGCCGTCGGCGCGGTGCTGATCATCGTCAGCGATCCGAACGTGACCGCCGCACTGGGCTATTTCTTCGCGCGACCGATGGATACGGTGTCGGCGTCGGGCACCGCGGTCGGCGAGGCGTACCGGGCGCTGTTCCTCGGGGCGTTCGGCGGCACCCATCAGATCGCCGAAACCCTCGTCGCCGCAACGCCGTTGATCTGCACCGGGCTCGCGGTCACGCTGGCGTTCCGTACCGGCCTGTTCAACATCGGGGCGCAGGGGCAGCTCATCGCCGGGGCGTTGTTCGCCGGCTGGGTCGGCTTCGCGCTGCATCTGCCGCCGGTGCTGCACGTGGTGGTCGCACTGCTCGCGGGGGTCGCGGGCGGCGCGCTGTGGGGCGGTCTGGCCGGGCTGCTGAAGGCGCGCACCGGCGCGCACGAGGTGATCACCACGATCATGGGCAACTACGTCGCGCTCTACGCGCTCACCTGGTTGCTCACCACATCGACGTTGCAGCGCCCCGGGCGCAACGAGCCGATCAGCCCGGTGGTCGACGAGACCGCGCAGTTGCCCCGCTTCGGCGACACCAGACTGCATCTCGGCCTGCTCGTCGCGCTCGGCGCGGCCGCGCTGGTGTGGTGGCTGCTGTCGCGATCGACGCTCGGCTTCCGCCTGCGGGCCGTCGGCGCCAATCACGACGCCGCACGCACCGCGGGGATGAGCGTCGGCAAGGCCTATACCCTCGCGATGCTCATCGCGGGCGGCCTGGCCGGGCTCGCCGGAGCGCAACAGGTGCTCGGCACCGCGCTGCCGCTGACCAACGGCATCGCCGGATCGTTCGGCTTCGACGGCATCACCGTCGCGCTGCTCGGGCGCGGCAGTCCGATCGGGACTGTCTACGCCGCACTGCTGTTCGGCGCGCTGAACGCGGGCGGCAACGAGATGCAGGCCGCGACCGGTACCCCGCTCACCCTGGTCACCGTGCTGCAGGCGGTGATCGTCGTGCTGGTGGCGGCGCCCGCGGTGGTGCGCAGCGTGTTCCGGATCAAGGCCGAGCGCGCGGACGCCGTCCTCGCGAAAGGGTGGAACTGA